One window of the Ammospiza caudacuta isolate bAmmCau1 chromosome 9, bAmmCau1.pri, whole genome shotgun sequence genome contains the following:
- the HTR7 gene encoding 5-hydroxytryptamine receptor 7: MVLALNGSHLSGNPLRPLALEEPRALGGGRMIAGSWPPRSLAKLGPSAPPSALPTASPLPANDSQCGEQILSYGSAEKVLIGAVLCLITLLTIAGNCLVVISVCFVKKLRQPSNYLIVSLALADLSVALAVMPFVSVTDLIGGEWIFGRLFCNVFIAMDVMCCTASIMTLCVISIDRYLGITRPLTYPVRQNGKCMAKMILCVWLLSASITIPPLFGWAQNVNDEKVCLISQDFGYTIYSTAVAFYIPMSVMLFMYYQIYKAARRSAAKHKFSGFPRLEEMEGISVNGLVKLHKESEECTNFSRLLKHDKKNISIFKREQKAATTLGIIVGAFTICWLPFFLLSTARPFICGTACSCIPLWVERTFLWLGYANSLINPFIYAFFNRDLRTTYRNLLQCRYRNINRKLSAAGMHEALKLAEKPEFVL, from the exons ATGGTGCTCGCCCTCAACGGCAGTCACCTCTCCGGTAACCCGCTGCGGCCGCTGGCGCTGGAGGAGCCGCGGGCGCTGGGCGGCGGCAGGATGATCGCCGGCTCCTGGCCCCCGCGCAGCCTGGCCAAGCTCGGCCCGTCGGCCCCCCCGTCGGCGCTGCCCACGgcgagccccctccccgccaACGACTCCCAGTGCGGGGAGCAGATCCTCAGCTACGGCAGCGCCGAGAAAGTTCTCATCGGGGCCGTGCTCTGCCTCATCACCCTGCTGACCATCGCCGGCAACTGCCTGGTGGTGATCTCCGTGTGCTTCGTGAAGAAGCTGCGGCAGCCCTCCAACTATCTCATCGTCTCGCTGGCCCTGGCCGATCTCTCGGTGGCCCTGGCCGTCATGCCCTTCGTCAGCGTCACCGACCTTATCGGCGGGGAGTGGATCTTCGGGCGCCTCTTCTGCAACGTCTTCATCGCCATGGATGTCATGTGCTGCACGGCCTCCATCATGACCCTCTGTGTGATAAGTATCGACAG GTACCTGGGAATCACAAGGCCCCTCACATACCCTGTAAGGCAGAATGGGAAGTGCATGGCCAAGATGATCCTGTGTGTCTGGCTGCTGTCTGCCTCTATCACCATACCCCCGCTCTTCGGCTGGGCCCAGAACGTCAACGACGAAAAGGTTTGTCTCATCAGTCAAGACTTTGGCTACACCATTTACTCCACAGCAGTTGCATTTTACATCCCAATGTCAGTGATGCTTTTCATGTACTATCAGATCTATAAAGCTGCCAGGAGGAGCGCTGCTAAACACaagttttctggttttcccCGTCTGGAAGAAATGGAAGGGATTTCTGTGAATGGACTTGTAAAACTGCACAAGGAATCTGAAGAATGTACTAATTTTTCACGACTCCTAAAGCACgacaagaaaaacatttccatcTTTAAAAGAGAACAGAAAGCTGCCACCACCCTTGGGATTATTGTTGGGGCCTTCACAATCTGCTGGCTgccctttttcctcctctcaaCTGCAAGGCCCTTCATCTGTGGTACAGCGTGCAGCTGCATCCCCCTCTGGGTGGAGAGAACATTTCTGTGGCTGGGCTATGCAAACTCCCTCATTAACCCTTTTATCTACGCCTTCTTCAACCGGGACCTGAGGACAACCTATCGCAacctgctgcagtgcagataCAGGAACATCAACCGCAAACTCTCGGCCGCGGGCATGCACGAGGCTCTGAAGCTTGCAGAAAAGCCAGAATTTGTTCTGTAA